In Acidobacteriota bacterium, one genomic interval encodes:
- a CDS encoding ATPase, T2SS/T4P/T4SS family: EAIASRIKILAKLDIAEKRLPQDGRIKMRMKIDNKSKEIDYRVSTVPTLYGEKIVMRLLDKEGLKLDMTQLGFEEESLKKFERAILKPYGMVLVTGPTGSGKTNTLYSAVGRLNTPETNIMTAEDPVEFNIQGCNQVQMKEGIGLNFASALRAFLRQDPNVILVGEIRDFETAEIGVKAALTGHMVLSTLHTNDAPSTISRLMNMGIEPFLVATSVHLIQAQRLIRRICRDCKEEVQLPRKALLDLGYTEEEAETTKVFKGRGCPTCNNSGYKGRTALMEVMEMSDQLREMVLMGANAVELKRQALEEGMITLRRSGLIKISKGITTIDEVVRETVL; the protein is encoded by the coding sequence AGGAGGCCATCGCCTCCCGCATCAAGATCCTGGCCAAACTGGACATCGCGGAGAAGCGCCTCCCCCAGGACGGGCGCATCAAGATGCGGATGAAGATCGACAACAAGAGCAAGGAGATCGACTACCGCGTCTCCACGGTGCCCACCCTGTACGGCGAGAAGATCGTCATGCGGCTTCTCGACAAGGAGGGCCTCAAACTCGACATGACCCAACTCGGGTTCGAGGAGGAGAGCCTCAAGAAGTTCGAGCGGGCCATCCTTAAACCCTACGGGATGGTGCTGGTCACGGGCCCCACCGGGTCGGGAAAGACCAACACCCTCTATTCCGCGGTGGGCCGCCTGAACACGCCCGAGACCAACATCATGACCGCCGAGGACCCCGTGGAGTTCAACATCCAGGGGTGCAACCAGGTGCAGATGAAGGAAGGCATCGGGCTCAACTTCGCCTCGGCCCTGAGGGCCTTCCTCCGGCAGGACCCCAACGTGATTCTGGTGGGGGAGATCCGAGATTTCGAGACGGCCGAGATCGGGGTCAAGGCCGCCCTCACCGGGCACATGGTCCTCTCCACCCTCCACACCAACGACGCGCCCTCCACCATCAGCCGGCTCATGAACATGGGCATCGAGCCCTTCCTGGTGGCCACCTCCGTGCACCTCATCCAGGCCCAGCGCCTCATCCGGCGCATCTGCCGGGATTGCAAGGAGGAGGTGCAGTTGCCCCGGAAGGCCCTCCTGGACCTCGGCTACACGGAGGAGGAGGCGGAGACCACGAAGGTGTTCAAGGGGCGCGGCTGCCCCACTTGCAACAACAGCGGCTATAAGGGCCGCACCGCCCTCATGGAAGTCATGGAGATGAGCGACCAGCTCCGCGAGATGGTCCTCATGGGGGCGAACGCCGTGGAGCTCAAACGGCAAGCCCTCGAGGAGGGCATGATCACGTTGCGGCGGTCCGGCCTCATCAAGATCTCGAAGGGAATCACGACCATCGACGAGGTGGTCCGGGAAACCGTCTTGTAG
- a CDS encoding type IV pilus twitching motility protein PilT, with amino-acid sequence MSVSIHQLLKFLVENGGSDLHVTVNSPPQVRIHGKLQPIEGIKPLSAAETKQLCYSILTDQQKHKFEENLELDLSFGIKGLSRFRGNIFSQRGAVAGAFRTIPYEIRGFQELGLPSVVERMAEKPRGLILVTGPTGSGKSTTLAAMIDKVNRERHEHIVTIEDPVEYLHPHKSCVVNQREIGADTYSFKNALKSILRQDPDVVLIGEMRDLETIEAALRIAETGHLTFATLHTNSTVETINRIVDVFPSHQQSQVRTQLSFVLQGILCQSLLPTRDGKGRCLSVEIMVPNAAIRNLIREDKIHQIYSIMQTGQTGSGMQTFNQSLADLYLRGKLDLETAMSRSSMPDELQELINRNMTLQSRRVGPSGPVVPPRGAVPGR; translated from the coding sequence ATGAGCGTGTCCATCCACCAGCTCCTGAAATTCCTCGTGGAGAACGGGGGCTCGGACCTCCACGTGACCGTAAACTCGCCGCCCCAGGTTCGCATCCACGGAAAGCTGCAGCCCATCGAGGGCATCAAGCCGCTCAGCGCCGCCGAGACCAAACAGCTCTGCTACTCCATCCTCACGGACCAGCAGAAGCACAAGTTCGAGGAGAACCTGGAGCTGGACCTCTCCTTCGGGATCAAGGGCCTCAGCCGCTTCCGCGGCAACATTTTCAGCCAGCGGGGGGCGGTGGCCGGCGCCTTCCGGACCATCCCCTACGAAATCCGCGGCTTTCAGGAGCTCGGCCTCCCCTCCGTGGTCGAGCGGATGGCGGAGAAGCCGAGGGGGCTTATCCTGGTGACGGGACCCACGGGCTCGGGCAAGTCCACCACCCTCGCCGCCATGATCGACAAGGTCAACCGCGAGCGGCACGAGCACATCGTCACCATCGAGGACCCGGTGGAGTACCTCCACCCGCACAAGTCCTGCGTGGTGAACCAGCGCGAAATCGGGGCCGACACCTACTCCTTCAAGAACGCGCTCAAGAGCATCCTCCGCCAGGACCCCGACGTGGTCCTGATCGGCGAGATGCGGGACCTGGAGACCATCGAGGCGGCCCTGAGGATCGCCGAAACCGGGCACCTGACCTTCGCCACCCTCCACACCAACTCGACGGTGGAGACCATCAACCGCATCGTGGACGTCTTCCCGAGCCACCAGCAGTCCCAGGTCCGCACCCAGCTCTCCTTCGTCCTCCAGGGGATCCTGTGCCAGTCCCTCCTGCCCACGCGAGACGGGAAGGGCCGGTGCCTCTCGGTGGAGATCATGGTGCCCAACGCGGCCATCCGGAACCTCATCCGGGAGGACAAGATCCACCAGATCTACTCCATCATGCAGACCGGCCAGACCGGCAGCGGGATGCAGACCTTCAACCAGTCCCTCGCGGACCTCTACCTGCGGGGGAAGCTCGACCTGGAAACCGCCATGTCCAGGTCGTCCATGCCCGACGAACTGCAGGAGCTCATCAACCGGAACATGACGCTTCAGAGCCGCCGCGTGGGCCCTTCCGGCCCCGTGGTTCCTCCGAGGGGGGCCGTCCCGGGCCGTTAG
- a CDS encoding type II secretion system F family protein translates to MPQFEWKGRKRTGETVEGVMAADSKEGVIAALRRQQVIATRVKEKGKELALPKFGGGVKTKELAIFTRQFSVMIDAGLPVVQCLEILGQQQQNRAFQRVLFEIREDVEAGSSLNEAFKKHPKVFDNLYCNLVAAGEAGGILDTILQRLSVYIEKAVKLKAAVKSALIYPTVVVTVAVLVVIVIMWKVVPTFASLFEGLGAKLPLPTRIVIAISHFLGRWAWLIFLMLVAVFVAIRLYYKTPGGRYVIDKILLKLPVFGIVLKKIAVARFCRTLATLVSSGVPILEGLDITAKTSGNAIVEEAIMKTRKAVEEGKTLTQPLEESKLFPGMVTQMIGVGESTGALDAMLSKIADFYEDEVDEAVTNLMSLLEPIIIVFLGVTIGGIVIAMYMPLFTLIQQIQ, encoded by the coding sequence ATGCCCCAATTCGAGTGGAAAGGGCGCAAGCGGACCGGCGAGACGGTCGAAGGCGTCATGGCGGCGGACAGCAAGGAGGGTGTCATCGCCGCCCTGCGCCGCCAGCAAGTCATCGCCACCCGCGTGAAGGAGAAGGGCAAGGAGCTGGCCCTTCCCAAGTTCGGCGGAGGGGTCAAGACCAAGGAACTGGCCATCTTCACCAGGCAGTTCTCGGTCATGATCGACGCCGGCCTGCCGGTGGTCCAGTGCCTGGAAATACTCGGGCAGCAGCAGCAAAACCGGGCCTTTCAGCGGGTCCTCTTCGAGATCCGCGAGGACGTGGAGGCGGGCTCTTCCCTGAACGAGGCCTTCAAGAAGCACCCCAAGGTCTTCGACAACCTCTACTGCAACCTCGTGGCAGCCGGTGAGGCGGGCGGTATTCTCGACACGATCCTCCAGCGGCTCTCGGTCTATATCGAGAAAGCCGTCAAGCTGAAGGCCGCCGTCAAGTCGGCCCTCATCTATCCGACGGTGGTCGTGACGGTGGCCGTCCTGGTGGTCATCGTGATCATGTGGAAGGTGGTTCCCACCTTCGCGAGCCTCTTCGAGGGCCTGGGGGCGAAGCTGCCCCTGCCCACGCGGATCGTGATCGCCATCAGCCACTTCCTCGGGCGCTGGGCCTGGCTCATTTTCCTCATGCTCGTGGCCGTCTTCGTGGCCATCCGGCTCTACTACAAGACGCCGGGCGGGCGGTACGTCATCGACAAGATTCTTCTCAAGCTCCCCGTCTTCGGCATCGTGCTGAAGAAAATCGCCGTGGCGCGCTTTTGCCGCACCCTGGCCACCCTCGTCTCCTCGGGCGTTCCCATCTTGGAGGGGCTGGACATCACGGCCAAGACCTCCGGCAACGCCATCGTGGAAGAGGCCATCATGAAGACGCGAAAGGCCGTCGAGGAGGGGAAGACGCTCACCCAACCGCTGGAGGAGTCCAAGCTCTTCCCGGGGATGGTCACCCAGATGATCGGCGTGGGCGAGAGCACGGGCGCCCTGGACGCCATGCTCTCGAAGATCGCGGACTTTTACGAGGACGAGGTGGACGAGGCGGTGACGAACCTCATGTCCCTGCTGGAGCCCATCATCATCGTCTTCCTGGGCGTGACCATCGGCGGGATCGTCATCGCCATGTACATGCCCCTCTTCACCCTCATCCAGCAGATCCAGTGA
- a CDS encoding ATP-binding protein — MEPLEHQAVRLMVYRMVVVFTFFLSALAVQAFVGGESFLRPFYYLIAFILALNLLHLVLFLTARTLRARPLFLYLQILGDILGVTLLCFLTGGFASLFTFLYQVLIVVGGYLLKRRGAFVVASLDALLFGLLCVSLLYGWIDPSRLGAEFPFDPPTAESAFHALVAHYVGFYLVAALMGLVSGRFETARRALGEAEMDLRRARMFTEQLVSSLAWGVITTDAGGTVTFSNPAGMRLLGETLPAGWILADRLRAMGYEGPSPFPEEGAGEREVEIALPEGRHLGLVVAHLRSGASPVGYLVLVRDQTEVVGLREELALKDRLLAVGTMAADIAHEIKNPLGSISGAAQMLAKRYAAGTQEGDLFKIIEEESRRLSEILNNFMRYVKPPPLQKVSLDLRSLASDVVTLFKSDPECARSLTVEADLPEGPVPVMGDPDRLRQALWNLLQNARKAVPGKGRIRVALTLEGLNAILDVEDDGVGMRQDEIQSYFHPFRHGFRKGLGLGLTVVHQVAQEHDGRVVIRSVYGSGTQCRLILPAEPPHA, encoded by the coding sequence ATGGAGCCCCTAGAGCACCAAGCCGTCCGGCTGATGGTGTACCGGATGGTCGTGGTCTTCACCTTCTTCCTCAGCGCCCTCGCGGTGCAGGCCTTCGTGGGCGGCGAGTCCTTTCTGCGGCCCTTCTACTACCTCATCGCCTTCATCCTCGCCCTGAACCTTCTCCACCTGGTCCTCTTCCTCACCGCGCGCACGCTCCGCGCCAGGCCCCTTTTCCTGTATCTCCAGATCTTGGGCGATATCCTCGGCGTGACCCTGCTGTGCTTCCTCACCGGCGGGTTCGCCAGCCTCTTCACCTTCCTGTACCAGGTCCTCATCGTCGTGGGCGGGTACCTTCTCAAGCGGAGGGGTGCCTTCGTGGTGGCTTCCCTCGACGCCCTGTTGTTCGGGCTCCTCTGCGTCTCCCTCCTTTACGGGTGGATCGATCCTTCCAGACTGGGCGCCGAGTTCCCCTTCGACCCCCCCACGGCGGAGTCCGCCTTCCACGCCCTGGTGGCCCACTACGTGGGCTTCTACCTCGTGGCCGCCCTGATGGGGCTGGTGTCGGGACGCTTCGAGACCGCGCGCCGCGCCCTGGGCGAAGCCGAGATGGACCTTCGTCGGGCGAGGATGTTCACCGAACAGCTCGTTTCCTCCCTGGCCTGGGGTGTGATCACCACGGACGCGGGGGGAACGGTCACCTTCTCCAACCCGGCCGGCATGCGCCTGCTCGGAGAGACCCTTCCCGCCGGCTGGATCCTGGCCGACCGCCTCCGGGCCATGGGATACGAAGGGCCTTCCCCGTTCCCGGAAGAGGGGGCCGGCGAGCGGGAGGTGGAGATCGCGCTTCCCGAAGGACGCCATCTGGGTCTCGTCGTGGCGCACCTCCGGTCGGGCGCCTCCCCGGTGGGGTACCTCGTTCTCGTGAGGGACCAGACGGAGGTCGTGGGGCTCCGGGAGGAGCTGGCCCTGAAAGACAGGCTTCTGGCGGTGGGCACCATGGCGGCGGACATCGCCCACGAGATCAAGAACCCCTTGGGGAGCATCTCGGGAGCCGCCCAGATGCTGGCCAAGCGCTACGCGGCGGGGACCCAGGAGGGGGACCTCTTCAAGATCATCGAGGAGGAGAGCCGCCGCCTCTCGGAGATCCTGAACAACTTCATGCGCTACGTGAAGCCGCCGCCCCTTCAGAAGGTGTCCCTGGACCTCCGCTCCCTGGCCTCCGACGTGGTCACCCTCTTCAAGAGCGACCCCGAGTGCGCCCGGTCCCTGACGGTGGAGGCGGACCTTCCCGAGGGGCCCGTGCCCGTGATGGGCGACCCGGACCGCCTCCGCCAGGCCCTCTGGAACCTCCTCCAGAACGCCCGCAAGGCCGTGCCCGGCAAGGGCCGCATCCGCGTCGCCTTAACCCTCGAGGGTCTGAACGCTATACTGGATGTGGAGGACGACGGAGTGGGGATGCGCCAGGACGAGATCCAGTCCTACTTCCATCCGTTCCGCCACGGCTTCCGGAAGGGCCTGGGCCTGGGCCTCACGGTGGTTCACCAGGTGGCCCAGGAACACGACGGCCGGGTCGTCATCCGCAGCGTCTACGGAAGCGGCACCCAGTGCCGTCTCATCCTCCCCGCGGAGCCCCCCCATGCCTGA
- a CDS encoding sigma-54 dependent transcriptional regulator has product MPERILVVDDEASMRKMLEILFREEGYGVVTAASAEEALRALAHSPFELVLSDIRMPGLSGLELLKRIRQEEAPTEVILMTAYSSTESAIEALRLGAFDYITKPFQVEELSNIVRHAFEKRRLAEENVLLREELARKEQFGGLVAANSRMKAVFALIERVAPTPSTILIRGESGTGKELVARTLHQRSPRARRPFVPVNCGGIPETLLESELFGHVKGAFTGAHASKKGLFDTAQGGTLFLDEIAEMSPAMQVKLLRALQERTVRPVGGEEEHPTDVRVVAATNQDIPRLIQEKRFREDLYYRINVITVSLPPLRERREDIPLLARHFLEKYARLMGREVPSLSAEALRRMESYPWPGNVRELENCMERAMALCDGDQIDLRHLPDPLLGARPLPDLAGVQIPEEGFSLTDTLEGIRAAYLKRALDLEGGIMTRAAARLGITFRSMRYFVKKYGLQAREA; this is encoded by the coding sequence ATGCCTGAGCGCATTCTCGTCGTGGACGACGAAGCCTCCATGCGGAAGATGCTCGAGATCCTCTTCCGCGAGGAGGGCTACGGGGTGGTCACGGCGGCGAGCGCCGAGGAGGCCCTTCGGGCCTTGGCCCACTCGCCCTTCGAACTGGTCCTCTCGGACATCCGCATGCCGGGGCTCTCGGGGCTCGAACTCCTCAAGCGGATCCGCCAGGAGGAGGCCCCCACCGAGGTCATCCTCATGACGGCCTACTCGAGCACCGAATCGGCCATCGAGGCCCTCCGGCTCGGCGCCTTCGATTACATCACCAAGCCCTTCCAGGTGGAGGAACTCAGCAACATCGTCCGCCACGCCTTCGAGAAGCGGCGCCTGGCGGAAGAAAACGTCCTCCTGCGGGAGGAGCTGGCCCGGAAGGAACAGTTCGGGGGCCTCGTGGCGGCGAACTCCCGGATGAAGGCGGTCTTCGCCCTCATCGAAAGGGTGGCCCCGACCCCCAGCACGATTCTGATCCGGGGGGAGAGCGGCACCGGAAAGGAACTCGTGGCGAGGACCTTGCACCAGCGCTCCCCCCGTGCGCGGCGGCCTTTTGTCCCCGTGAACTGCGGCGGGATCCCCGAAACCCTCCTCGAGAGCGAACTCTTCGGTCACGTGAAGGGCGCCTTCACCGGAGCCCACGCTTCCAAGAAGGGACTCTTCGACACCGCCCAGGGAGGAACCCTCTTCCTGGACGAAATCGCCGAGATGTCCCCGGCCATGCAGGTCAAGCTCCTTCGGGCCCTCCAGGAGCGGACCGTCCGTCCCGTGGGAGGCGAGGAGGAGCACCCGACGGACGTCCGGGTCGTGGCGGCCACCAACCAGGACATCCCCCGGCTCATCCAGGAGAAGCGCTTTCGCGAGGACCTCTATTACCGCATCAACGTCATCACGGTCTCGCTCCCGCCCCTGAGGGAGCGGCGGGAGGACATCCCCCTCCTGGCGCGCCATTTCCTCGAAAAGTACGCCCGCCTCATGGGCCGGGAGGTTCCCTCCCTGAGCGCCGAGGCCCTAAGGCGGATGGAGTCCTACCCCTGGCCCGGGAACGTCCGGGAACTCGAGAATTGCATGGAGAGGGCCATGGCCCTGTGCGATGGGGACCAGATCGACCTCCGCCACCTGCCCGACCCCCTCCTGGGAGCCCGCCCCCTGCCCGATCTCGCCGGAGTCCAGATTCCCGAAGAGGGCTTCTCGCTGACGGATACCCTGGAGGGGATCCGCGCGGCCTACTTGAAGCGGGCCCTGGACCTCGAGGGCGGAATCATGACCCGGGCCGCGGCCCGGCTCGGCATCACCTTCCGATCCATGCGGTACTTCGTGAAGAAATACGGACTGCAGGCCAGGGAGGCGTGA